Proteins from one Rosa chinensis cultivar Old Blush chromosome 7, RchiOBHm-V2, whole genome shotgun sequence genomic window:
- the LOC112180766 gene encoding uncharacterized protein LOC112180766 has protein sequence MAAATSPCLSSNDKKHWWLSTRKIVDKYIRDARSLIASHEHSEIASAVGLLDAALAISPRLEQALELKARSLLFLGRFKDVADMLQDYIPSLKIGIEDSSGSSDSSSSQNLSRERVKLLSANSTNSSSDSPCQDPSFKCFSISDLKKKVMAGLSKNCDKEGQWRYLVLGQACCHLGLMEDAMALLQTGKRLAAAAFRRESTSLSDDSFSFPNFFNSTSSSSTNNAPSTPPQTLTETETVTHLLSHIKQLLRRRTAALAALEVGAYSESIRHFSKILDGRRGAPQGFLAECYMQRASAYRATGRIAEAIADCNRTLALDPSCIQALDTRAALLEKIRCLPDCLHDLEHLKLLYNSILRDRKLPGPAWKRHNNVRYREIPGKLCVLTTKIQELKQRVASGETGNVDYYALIGLRRGCSRSELDKAYLLLCLRHKPDKATVFIDRCELADDRDIDSVRDRAKLSALLLYRLLQKGYSSLSTTIMDEEASEKQRKKAAAALQAAQAQAQAHAQAAQAAAAAAIQIQQTQEAMIEFESASSNSNSNSNRMVHSSEAKAFQGVFCRDIAVVGNLLSQVGFNRPITVKYEALSC, from the exons ATGGCTGCTGCTACTTCTCCTTGTCTCTCTTCTAATGACAAGAAGCACTGGTGGCTTAGCACTAGAAAG ATTGTGGACAAGTATATCAGAGACGCGAGAAGCCTGATTGCCAGTCACGAACACAGCGAGATCGCCTCCGCCGTGGGACTACTAGACGCGGCCCTCGCAATCTCACCCCGGCTCGAACAAGCCCTCGAACTCAAAGCCAGGTCTCTGCTCTTTCTCGGCCGATTCAAAGACGTGGCCGATATGCTCCAGGACTACATTCCCAGCCTCAAAATCGGAATCGAAGACTCCTCCGGCTCATCCGACTCTTCGTCGTCTCAGAATCTATCGAGGGAGCGAGTCAAGCTTCTCTCGGCCAACAGCACCAACTCCTCCTCCGACTCGCCATGTCAGGATCCCTCCTTCAAGTGCTTCTCTATCTCCGACTTGAAGAAGAAAGTCATGGCAGGCCTCTCCAAAAATTGCGACAAGGAAGGGCAATGGAG GTACTTGGTTCTGGGGCAGGCGTGCTGCCATTTGGGACTAATGGAGGATGCCATGGCCCTCCTTCAAACCGGCAAACGCCTCGCTGCTGCCGCATTCCGCCGCGAGAGCACGTCCTTATCCGACGACAGTTTCTCCTTCCCCAATTTTTTCAACAGCACATCCTCGTCCTCCACCAACAATGCACCCTCAACGCCCCCGCAGACCTTGACCGAGACTGAAACCGTGACCCACCTCCTCAGCCACATCAAGCAGCTCCTCCGCCGCAGAACTGCAGCCCTCGCTGCCCTTGAAGTTGGTGCATACTCCGAGTCCATCCGCCACTTCAGCAAAATCCTCGACGGCCGGCGAGGTGCACCCCAGGGATTCCTGGCCGAGTGCTACATGCAGCGCGCCTCAGCGTACCGGGCTACTGGTCGGATAGCGGAGGCCATTGCGGACTGCAATCGGACTTTGGCTCTTGACCCCAGTTGTATACAAGCATTAGACACAAGAGCTGCTCTTCTCGAAAAAATCAGGTGTTTGCCGGATTGCTTGCATGATCTAGAGCACTTGAAGCTTTTGTACAATTCAATTTTGAGGGACCGCAAGCTTCCCGGTCCGGCATGGAAAAGACACAACAATGTCAGGTACAGAGAAATTCCGGGGAAATTATGTGTTCTGACGACGAAGATACAAGAACTGAAACAGAGGGTGGCTTCTGGAGAGACAGGAAATGTGGATTACTATGCTTTGATCGGTTTAAGAAGAGGGTGTTCAAGGTCCGAGTTAGACAAAGCTTATTTGTTGCTGTGTTTGAGGCACAAGCCTGATAAGGCCACTGTTTTCATTGATCGGTGTGAGTTAGCTGATGATCGCGATATTGATTCTGTTAGAGATAGAGCAAAGCTATCTGCATTGTTGCTGTACAGATTGCTCCAGAAAGGTTATTCTAGTTTGAGCACCACCATTATGGACGAAGAGGCTTCTGAGAAACAGAGAAAGAAGGCTGCAGCTGCACTTCAAGCAGCTCAAGCTCAAGCACAGGCTCATGCTCAGGCCGCACAGGCTGCTGCAGCGGCGGCAATTCAAATCCAACAGACCCAAGAAGccatgattgaattcgaatctgcttcctcaaattCGAATTCGAATAGTAATAGGATGGTTCATTCATCGGAAGCGAAAGCGTTCCAAGGGGTGTTTTGCAGAGACATTGCGGTGGTTGGGAATTTGCTGTCCCAAGTAGGGTTTAACCGCCCAATTACAGTCAAGTATGAGGCATTGAGCTGCTGA